One genomic region from Mytilus trossulus isolate FHL-02 chromosome 9, PNRI_Mtr1.1.1.hap1, whole genome shotgun sequence encodes:
- the LOC134684760 gene encoding uncharacterized protein LOC134684760, which produces MLWRHGPSWIIDTTKRPVHTIEDNSVLSTLTDNVDVQQPTLENRTKGIHDLVEIERFSSYKKLLRTTAYVLRFIQNCRISKEDRTFGSCDVKEIQKSAQFWIRSCQILNYPEEYDTLVKGDRTKNLSRIRQLNLFLDQNNIIRCKGRIENAPIPESAKFPILLPANTQLTTLIVRDAHENLLHSGTSSVISHIRQNFWIPCIRQFVNKILRKCTACLKVNGTSYKAPDPPPLPKARLQDTPPFTVTGIDFTGALHVRDEHKNITKAYVCLFTCASTRGVHLEVLPNLSAECFMQAFRRFTSRRSTPKVVITDNALIFVAASKEIKQIIESQNVQSKIAELGVQWRFIPNRAPWYGGFWERLIAVTKTLLKKVLGKSLVDFQTLCTIVTEVESVMNDRPLTYTSTNINDSEPLTPSHLLCGRKIRSLSYPHSEQDNSEPVFMDYSSLTKQNERQRELFRHFWTRWKNDYVTSLREYHKAYGNNNEQIKVGDVVLVHDESTRINWKMVIVTELIRGNDGFVRAAKIKMKNTETTRPIVKQYPLEITCNSEKDDTCEQSTTQDIRPRRLASVKAGERIRNWLNLSSNRDDKERM; this is translated from the coding sequence ATGCTGTGGAGGCATGGTCCATCATGGATAATAGATACAACAAAACGCCCGGTTCATACGATTGAAGATAACTCTGTACTATCTACATTAACTGATAACGTTGATGTCCAGCAACCAACACTAGAGAATAGAACAAAAGGAATTCACGATTTGGTGGAAATTGAACGATTCTCCTCATACAAAAAACTATTACGAACGACGGCATATGTATTACGTTTTATTCAAAACTGTAGAATATCAAAGGAAGACAGAACATTTGGTTCATGTGATGTAAAAGAAATACAGAAGTCTGCACAATTTTGGATTAGGTCATGCCAAATATTAAACTACCCGGAGGAATACGACACGCTAGTAAAAGGAGACCGTACAAAGAATTTATCTAGGATTCGTcagttgaatttatttttggaTCAGAATAACATTATCCGATGTAAAGGAAGGATAGAGAATGCACCGATTCCCGAGTCCGCCAAATTTCCTATTTTGTTACCCGCAAACACACAGCTAACAACGTTGATAGTGCGAGATGCACACGAGAATTTACTACACTCAGGAACTAGTAGTGTCATATCGCATATACGTCAAAACTTTTGGATACCGTGTATTCGTCAATTTGTTAATAAGATTTTACGTAAATGTACTGCATGTCTTAAAGTAAATGGAACTTCGTATAAGGCTCCCGATCCGCCGCCTTTACCCAAAGCACGCCTTCAAGATACACCGCCATTCACTGTGACCGGTATTGACTTTACAGGAGCACTACATGTAAGGGATGAACACAAAAATATAACGAAGGCATACGTGTGCTTATTTACATGTGCGTCAACAAGAGGAGTACATTTAGAGGTTTTACCGAATTTATCAGCAGAATGTTTTATGCAAGCTTTTCGCCGTTTCACAAGTCGCAGGTCTACACCGAAAGTTGTTATAACGGACAATGCTCTGATCTTTGTTGCAGCTTCaaaagaaatcaaacaaataattgaaTCGCAAAATGTACAAAGTAAAATCGCAGAATTAGGTGTACAGTGGAGATTTATTCCGAATCGTGCTCCCTGGTATGGTGGATTTTGGGAGAGACTAATAGCAGTAACTAaaactttgttaaaaaaagtccTCGGAAAATCATTGGTCGATTTTCAAACCTTGTGCACTATTGTTACGGAAGTAGAAAGTGTAATGAACGACAGACCACTAACATACACCTCAACGAATATCAACGACAGTGAACCACTTACTCCATCGCACCTCTTATGTGGTAGAAAAATAAGATCGTTATCTTATCCACATTCAGAACAGGACAACAGTGAACCCGTGTTTATGGACTATTCATcacttacaaaacaaaatgaacgaCAACGAGAATTATTCAGACACTTTTGGACAAGATGGAAAAATGACTATGTAACATCATTGAGGGAATACCACAAAGCATATGgaaacaacaatgaacaaattaaagttgGCGACGTTGTTCTTGTTCACGATGAGTCAACGAGAATCAATTGGAAAATGGTCATTGTAACTGAACTAATTCGAGGAAACGATGGATTTGTGCGTGCCGCTAAAATAAAGATGAAGAATACCGAAACTACAAGGCCGATAGTGAAACAATATCCGCTcgaaattacatgtaattcggAGAAAGATGATACATGTGAACAAAGCACCACACAAGACATTCGTCCAAGACGTCTAGCAAGTGTAAAGGCTGGTGAAAGAATCCGTAATTGGTTGAATCTGTCTTCAAATCGAGATGATAAAGAACGGATGTGA
- the LOC134684761 gene encoding uncharacterized protein LOC134684761: protein MFEITVLIGADYYWQFIEDKIIRGDGPTAVKSKLGYLLSGPLKESATHSLSVLNMLISHKTEEFDIASFWNLESMGIKSKELDQENEDYLKTYQNTCIEFQGGQYIAKLPWKREHDQLPTNFSIAKRRTESVIRRLDREPGMLKTYDDIIKNQELKGFIEKIEDEECDDKTVHYIPHHPVRKYSLTTPIRIVYDCSCRQSDQYPSLNDCLMNTPPVLNDLTKLLLRFRLNAIAISTDIEKAFLHVGLHEHDRDAKRFLWMSDAENINSKLVTYRFKSVLFGATCSPFILSATLLKHVQTQGKNSDTAKMIEQDIYVDNIISSVSNENKAVQYYKEARELMTKGGFNLRSWTSNSQLLRTIACADKILDKDTKPKVLGMRWDVQKDELYFAQPEIHLTAETYITKREILKQSSKIYDPLGLLSPITIRAKLFLQELWRENYEWDEILPTK from the coding sequence ATGTTTGAAATTACAGTATTGATTGGAGCAGATTACTATTGGCAGTTTATTGAAGACAAAATCATCCGCGGAGATGGCCCTACTGCTGTTAAATCGAAGCTAGGTTATCTTTTATCCGGTCCGTTAAAGGAGTCGGCTACACACTCACTGTCAGTACTAAACATGCTTATTTCGCATAAGACCGAGGAGTTCGACATCGCATCATTCTGGAACTTAGAATCAATGGGAATAAAGTCTAAAGAATTAGACCAAGAGAATGAAGATTACTTAAAAACGTATCAGAACACTTGCATTGAATTTCAAGGCGGACAATATATCGCAAAATTACCATGGAAACGAGAACATGATCAACTTCCGACAAATTTTAGTATTGCAAAACGAAGAACTGAATCTGTAATCAGAAGGCTAGACAGGGAACCAGGTATGTTGAAAACGTATGACGATATTATAAAGAACCAAGAGCTTAAAGGTTTCATTGAAAAAATCGAGGATGAAGAATGTGACGACAAGACAGTGCATTATATACCGCACCACCCAGTTAGGAAATATTCGTTGACCACACCAATTCGCATTGTTTACGATTGTAGTTGTAGACAATCTGATCAGTACCCGAGCTTGAACGACTGTCTAATGAATACACCACCCGTtcttaatgacttgacaaaactATTATTGCGTTTCCGATTAAACGCCATCGCAATTTCAACGGATATCGAAAAGGCATTCTTACACGTAGGTTTACACGAACATGACAGAGATGCGAAAAGATTTTTGTGGATGTCTGATGCAGAAAACATAAACAGTAAATTGGTGACATATCGTTTTAAGTCTGTTCTTTTTGGCGCTACATGCTCCCCTTTTATTCTGAGCGCAACACTACTCAAACATGTGCAGACTCAAGGAAAGAATAGTGACACAGCTAAAATGATTGAACAAGACATTTATGTTGATAATATTATATCGAGCGTAAGTAACGAGAACAAAGCCGTACAGTATTACAAAGAAGCTAGGGAATTAATGACAAAAGGTGGATTTAATCTCCGATCGTGGACATCAAACAGTCAGCTTTTACGGACAATAGCATGCGCTGATAAAATACTTGACAAGGACACCAAACCGAAAGTACTAGGAATGCGTTGGGATGTACAAAAAGACGAACTTTATTTCGCACAACCTGAAATTCACTTAACAGCGGAAACATATATCACTAAACGAGAGATATTGAAGCAATCATCGAAAATATATGACCCATTAGGCCTCTTGAGTCCAATCACAATCAGAGCAAAATTATTTCTCCAAGAACTTTGGCGCGAAAACTACGAATGGGATGAGATTTTACCTACAAAGTAA